One genomic region from Apodemus sylvaticus chromosome 1, mApoSyl1.1, whole genome shotgun sequence encodes:
- the Eef1akmt2 gene encoding EEF1A lysine methyltransferase 2 isoform X4 produces the protein MNADAEGHSSAVVPAQSQEGSPAADDFVPSALGTREHWDAVYERELRTFQEYGDTGEIWFGEESMSRLIRWMQKHKIPLDASVLDIGTGNGVFLVELVKHGFSNITGIDYSPSAIKLSASILEKEGLSNINLKVEDFLNLSTKLSGFHVCVDKGTYDAISLNPDNAVEKRKQYVMSLSRVLEVKGFFLITSCNWTKAELLDAFSEGFPCALARTHYIDQAVIEHRGFELFEELPTPKFSFGGF, from the exons ATGAACGCAGATGCTGAGGGCCACAGCAGTGCTGTGGTCCCCGCACAGTCTCAAGAAGGCAGTCCCGCGGCGGACGACTTCGTCCCGTCGGCGCTGGGGACACGAGAGCA TTGGGATGCTGTTTATGAGAGAGAACTGAGAACATTCCAAGAATATGGAGATACAGGAGAAATCTG GTTTGGGGAAGAGAGTATGAGCCGACTAATACGGTGGATGCAGAAACACAAGATCCCgttggatgcttcagtgcttgaTATCGGAACTGGAAATGGTGTTTTCCTGGTTGAACTT GTGAAACATGGTTTCTCTAATATAACTGGGATTGATTATTCTCCTTCTGCAATTAAGCTTTCTGCAAGTATTTTAGAGAAAGAAGGGCTATCTAACATTAACTTGAAG GTAGAAGACTTTTTGAATCTTTCCACAAAGCTGTCTGGATTTCATGTTTGTGTTGACAAAGGGACTTACGATGCCATAAGTCTTAATCCTGACAATGCAGTTGAGAAGAGGAAACAATATGTGATGTCTCTCTCCAGGGTGTTGGAAGTAAAAGGCTTTTTTCTAATAACCTCATGTAATTGGACCAAGGCAGAGTTGCTAGATGCGTTCAGTGAAG gcttTCCCTGTGCCCTGGCTAGAACGCACTATATTGACCAGGCTGTCATTGaacacagag
- the Eef1akmt2 gene encoding EEF1A lysine methyltransferase 2 isoform X5: MNADAEGHSSAVVPAQSQEGSPAADDFVPSALGTREHWDAVYERELRTFQEYGDTGEIWFGEESMSRLIRWMQKHKIPLDASVLDIGTGNGVFLVELVKHGFSNITGIDYSPSAIKLSASILEKEGLSNINLKVEDFLNLSTKLSGFHVCVDKGTYDAISLNPDNAVEKRKQYVMSLSRVLEVKGFFLITSCNWTKAELLDAFSEGFELFEELPTPKFSFGGF; the protein is encoded by the exons ATGAACGCAGATGCTGAGGGCCACAGCAGTGCTGTGGTCCCCGCACAGTCTCAAGAAGGCAGTCCCGCGGCGGACGACTTCGTCCCGTCGGCGCTGGGGACACGAGAGCA TTGGGATGCTGTTTATGAGAGAGAACTGAGAACATTCCAAGAATATGGAGATACAGGAGAAATCTG GTTTGGGGAAGAGAGTATGAGCCGACTAATACGGTGGATGCAGAAACACAAGATCCCgttggatgcttcagtgcttgaTATCGGAACTGGAAATGGTGTTTTCCTGGTTGAACTT GTGAAACATGGTTTCTCTAATATAACTGGGATTGATTATTCTCCTTCTGCAATTAAGCTTTCTGCAAGTATTTTAGAGAAAGAAGGGCTATCTAACATTAACTTGAAG GTAGAAGACTTTTTGAATCTTTCCACAAAGCTGTCTGGATTTCATGTTTGTGTTGACAAAGGGACTTACGATGCCATAAGTCTTAATCCTGACAATGCAGTTGAGAAGAGGAAACAATATGTGATGTCTCTCTCCAGGGTGTTGGAAGTAAAAGGCTTTTTTCTAATAACCTCATGTAATTGGACCAAGGCAGAGTTGCTAGATGCGTTCAGTGAAG